The DNA region aaatgtattatcagtgttgggaaggttactttgaTTACAAGATTACAAgtgacaatatttaaaatggaataagTAGCGCAACTGATTTGATTACTTTtcaaatttaaacatttgattacTGATTAACTGATTACTGTCAGACTTTCAAAATCCTTTATTACTTCAATTAAGCCACCACAAAATCAAATCTGTATATGTGCTAAAATTCCTTTTGTAATCACAGTTGCATAagaaactgtaatttaattacacattttctcAGTAACTGTAGCAGattagttacatttatattgtaaataaatgacacaattCCATTATATGTAACCTCAACATTGTATATTATCAACACAGATTGTTTCCAATAATTATGTCATCAATATTATTATGACTTTTACACTGTATCTTAACCAAGCCAAATGTAATGATCTCAATGTCTTTCATGTGAATCTAACTATTTTGACGGTCCCCTCCTTTCTGTTTTGTACACTGAGCGATCTCTTTGGTCCAAAGACTATTTAGAACagataaatgctaataatataaCCAATCATTATCACCCAAGATTAATTACCTGAAACATCCAGGTGTTCCAGGTTGGGGCAGCGTGACACCACCTCGAACACGGCCTCATTGGACACGTTGTAGCAGCCGGCCACCTCTAAGCGACGCAGTTCCGGGCAGCACTGAGCCACAGTGTACAGTCCTCGATCGGTCAACCTCCGACAGCCGCTCACCATCACCGTCTCCAGGGTGAGACACACGTTCGGGGTGTCCTGGCACAGTCTGCGAGTGAGAACCCGAAGCGCGCGGTCTACATGTAGCACGTCTCCCGTCAGACGAATAGTCCTCCATAAGCGCGGGTCCCACGCCAAGTTGTACCAGCGGCGGCAGACACGGGCGCACCGACACAGCTGGTTGGTGGGCAGATGGGTGAAGATCTGCAAGAAAGCATGGTCAGGAAGGATGTCGATGGGCGCCCCCTGCTGGTCCCTCGGCTGTCGCAGGCTCCTTTGCGGATGGGAGAGGGAAGCGGGCGGCGTGTGGACCATGGCGATGGTTTCCGTGCCGAACGTGGAGGAAGACGTGGAGGAGCCATTAAGCACGCCTGGAGATGAACGAGGCGGCAAAATCAGAGCCGGACTTGGTGTACTCACTGTTCGCATGCTAAGGTCCGAGTCTGGGAAGAGGGGGAAACAGAAAAGCAGACAGGAAAGGAATAGAGAGAAATACAGGAACACGCTATGATATTGCACTCAAAACATTCTGAGAACATCATTATGTAACACAGTCAAGTTGttgaaataatgtaaacaaattgtAGTCTTTCCTTTCCAAATCATTTCCTCAGCTAATGCATTGTCTTTCTGCACAAACGATGCCCTTGGCTCCATCCCGCTAAGATGACTGATGTTGAAAGTGTTTCATAGCTTTAAGAAAAATGACTCTGGCAGTCTTGTTGAGATCTAGCGTGTACACGCGGCCTGCAAAAACCATATTCACATACTAATCTTCCGTGAATTTCCTCCTGGCCCTATCCATACCTAATATCACTGAACCCCCACATATAATGTATCAGGCCTTATTTAGTCCCTTCCGAACCATCAGGACAGTAATGACTGGATGAGGATCAAGGGTTACCAAGCTTTTATTATTCCATTTGATTAAACCGCAAGCTGCTTAACCGCAATATGTATTGTTCAGCAGATCTCAAGCCATAAGTCTGttatttccattcatttatGGGCATGATGACCCCATTGTTCCCTTTGACAGATGTTTTAGTCTCCTACGGTTTCACAGTGTGCTGTGTTGAGTAATGGGAAACAGCAGCGCATGATCATATCCCATTTATGGGGGATATGCTTCTATAGAGGAGAATATGAGAGCCAGCAAGCTGGCACACTGATGGATCAGTCTTCAAACACCGCCTCTGTGAAGATTCCTTCTCCATAACGTCATGAGGTGTTCAAGCCCATTGATCAACAAAGAAAAAGGGACATTTTAGTTCTCATTAAATACTAgggaaaaacttttattctattctataaaatgtaatttcaatattAGGCCATTTTAAATCGATGCTTGCCAAATCTGTGTTACAgacttttcatcttttttagtCAGAGCATGAATTTCTAAAATGCTTAGCCTTTAATATACTACATTAAACAAATTTCATTCGTTTTCAAAACACGACTGGAAGAATCAGTTTATCTTTAGGTAGATACATGTAGTCATTAACAACCTATCTAACAGAAATATTCCATGTTATAATTTTGTAAACATTATTGCaatgttacttttaatgttctctaaatattctgaaacaagttttaatgttttaaaaaatattagctaaaagtccaacaaaaacatttcatggaaaaaaaaaaacattcctaaACATTTAATGAACACAGTATtactaatgtttttgttatgttttaagaaattaaagacaagatcattttaaatgaaagtttcaCGGTGAGTTCTTACTTGTTCAAAAGAATCTAAATGACTGTAAATAGAGGTGTTTTAGTACATATCAGTATTATCACCAGTAAAActcattaaatttcattttggtatttttaaaagattttctttAGGTCCGGTTATcctttatcttaaaaaaaacaacagtaaggACAAAACCCCCGCACAACTCAGAGTGCCAGAAGGGAATATAGAGAGTGAGACATTTTGCTTGGATTGAATGGCTATAGCCACCGCATTTACAAACTTAGTACTCTGAGCAGCCAAAGTCCCTTAATGTTACAGGGAGCCACTACAGTTGGCAGAAGAAGCAGAAGCCAATTACGTTTTAATGTCACCACTAGAAATGAAGAATTGGAAATGGCCTTGCAGGCTGGCACTGAGCCCCGACTCACACGCTAGATTACTGCCCTCACTACCAGCTGAAATACACTGCCCTGAGGAGACGCTGTTCCCTTGCATAGCTAATGCAAAACATCAGCTTCTAATTGAACAAACAGTAGGAGGAGCTAGTGctggtcatttttaaagcagtaaTCGCAACCCTGCTGGAAAATCCAGCTTAAACCAGTAGCTGATTTGACATGGTTTCATTTATGGTCATTAGCTGGTCCAAGCTGGTTGATCAGCCAAAGTATTAGCTGGCCAAAACGGCGCTTATTTGGACTTTCCAGCTGTCTTATTAGTCGATGACCacaagtaattatttttttgtatttactttttaatgcatttcagatttgcttttgttttaatgacaaCAGCACTCGATAACTCCATATTTTAAACCAGATGATCAAGTTCTAGAGCATGTTTAATTGAATAATCCAATAAGCATCCAGGATGTCCATTCACATACTCAGTGTCTCAGTGTAATATTACTTATTGTCACAACTCAACAGGAGGCTTAAAGAATTTTTCCTGAGTTAACAGTTTATACACTCAACCACATATATTTCTATATCGAATAAACAGTAAAGCAGCAAAGGCAATCAGGGGGCCAGTGTCTGTTTAACACattcataataatgcattactcAAGCACGCAATGGGATTTCAGCAGCTTAAAGCTCTGTGGGCTGAGGGCTGGAGAACGGTCATGCTGATACTGAAGTGTGTCAGGCTGCTAAGAACAGGATTAAAAATCTACTAATCCTCCATTAGTTTTAAATCAATGGTTCATCTGTGAAACCTCGACACCAATTCAATGACCAAAAACATATGGAGTAACTCACTTCTGGTGCTTCAATTTCATTTTACGATCCTTCttgaatacatacatatatNNNNNNNNNNNNNNNNNNNNNNNNNNNNNNNNNNNNNNNNNNNNNNNNNNNNNNNNNNNNNNNNNNNNNNNNNNNNNNNNNNNNNNNNNNNNNNNNNNNNATATATCCATCGAGTCAGTCAAGAAGCCAGAACTCGACTCTCTTGTGAACGTACATACAGCCGTTGCTGGAAGTcagtgattttagtttttaattttaaaaacattaatatttttcttacaaaaatccTCTCTATCTGCTTCAAAAGACATGCGTTAACCCCCCAAGAGGCGTATAGATTAGTTTTTATGACAGATATACCAATTTCTGGAGCTTCAAAATAGTGGCCACTATTCACCAGCATTACCAAACTTGGAAGAACcagaatacattaaaaaaaaaaaaagctgtgttcatctgaaagaagaaagttattacacctaggatggcttggaggTAAGTAAACTGTGgggtgattttcatttttgagtgaactattcctttaatgctaATGCAGGTTAGCTAATCAAAAGAAGACGttatgattttgtttaatatggCTTAGACCTCTTTATTCCACTGTGGTCTTCCATTTGTTAAACACCTGAAAAAGCCTTATTGACCATTACAAAGGTGAACGTCACAGCAAAATGGCACTGTTTGAAATATTCCTGGTCAATGAAACCAAGATGGAAACCAAGCTATTACAAGGCTTACATgatgaaacaaagcaaaacattcATAACAGAGATATCAAATGTAAACATCAACAAACACGAACCGTGGACCGCCTTAGTTCTGGGAAATATGTCTAGTTTCTGGTTAACGTCACATCATGTAATCCTTTACACGCCAACAAATTGAAATGTACATGTTACACGTAATACAACCTGCCATAAACAAGATGagtaatcaaaaatatataagtgaataaaaatataaataaatggataaaaaaaaaagttaaaggaatagtttgcccaAAAGCTAAAATTACCCCACactttactcacccccaagccgtcctaggtgtatatgactttcttctttcagacaaattgagtttttaaaaaatttatcctggctcttccaagatTGTTAATGCCGGTGGATGgtgaccattattttgaagcgcTATAACTCATATAACAACTCATATCTgttgtaaaactaacctatacgccttaggttgtaattttacaaacagaaatattttttgttacaaaaacacatcgatttgcttcagaagacatcCCTAGGGATGTGTGGGTTggatatataataatttatagagcttcaaaataagggccactatccaccagcattactaagcttggaagagccaggataatttttttttaaactctgtgttcgtctgaaagaagaaagtcatatacacctaggatggcttggaggTGAGTAGATTGTttggtaattttcattttcggggaaactgttcctttaatattTCTCCCAACCATGCAAATTAAATACAGAGGTGCAGCAGTGCAAATCTCCACTGTGTTGTCCAGCAGAGACGTCACCGGCCCGGGTCACAAGAGCACACAATCCCAGTCTGTGCAGCTCTCAGAAAAAGGCTGGATTGGTGTGTTCAATGACGCAGCGTTTGCAGTGACGCTTGACAAAGCGCAGCGCCTCCAGTGGCACATCACAGTCCTGTACATTCAGCAGCTGAAGGTCGAAGCAGTTGGCCGCCACCACCTGCAGCCCGCGGCCCGAGATGCTCTCGCATGACTTCAGGCTCAGTCTCTTCAGGTTGAAGGAGTTTAGTGCAAGCTGCTCCAGGCCGGCGTCCGACACCAGCGGGCACTTCCCGATGTCCAGGGACTTGAGCTTGAGGCAGTTCTTGGCGAGGTGCTCGATGCCGTGGTCCGTCAACCCCTCGCAGCCCCGAGCGTTCAGGTAACGCAGTCTGTTGCAGTATTTGGCTACGTAACGCACGCCCACGTCTGTGATGCGGCCGCAGTGCGCTATGCTGAGGTAGCGCAGGCGGCCCTCGAGTTTGGCGATCTCCCGCAGGCCGAAGTCACTGACGAAGCGGCAGTCGCTGACGCTCAGCTCCCGCACGGACGGGCAGTAGATGACTAAGAAGCGCAGGCCCTCGTCGGTCAGCCGCACACAGCGCCGCAGGTAGAGGTGGGTGAGCTGAGTGCAGTGGGCGGCAATGGTGTGCAGGCCTTCGTCCTCCAGAGCAAAACAGTCCGTCATGTCAAGATAGCGGATGGAGATCTGCTGCCCGTGAAGAGGGGAGAGTTTGACGGACACGTCCCGCGTCAGGCTGATGCAGGTCACCTTAGAGCACCCTGCAGAGGACAAAGACAGAATTATGAAAAAACTAATTGTTAAACGTCATCTGTTTTGACGGTACACACAGTATTCAGGATTTGATCAATGAAGTGTGTGCTTTTACCATCAACAgactaaataaaacacataacgATAAACAATAATTGCttgtttgtaaaattaattaatggttattatatattataattacatgNNNNNNNNNNNNNNNNNNNNNNNNNNNNNNNNNNNNNNNNNNNNNNNNNNNNNNNNNNNNNNNNNNNNNNNNNNNNNNNNNNNNNNNNNNNNNNNNNNNNATATATTCTCTTTTCCAAATTGAAGTGAAATATTTTCCTCTTATCTTATATATTCTTGACTGATTATTATTCAGAATATTTAGAGGCCATgtttcaccccaaaaataaatagcttattttttatttatttattacaaatattttttttctccaattcTCATTACCGTAATGTTAATTAAGTCCTTTTCAAAACCATAGTTATTTAGTGATTTAGTGCACTTacattacatataataaaaatcatatataatgGATAATGATTTCAGCCTATGTTCCCCAGTCTTTGTTTTcgtggactcttattttgaagtgtttgttcCCCATTGTTCCTGTGTTTGCCCACCTCGttagtttaaaatgcattcagttcCTGCTCAATCTGCGTTTAGCACTCTCCTAGTTCAGGGTTTTATCTTTTTGTCAGGGTAGTGTTTAGTGTTTCTCCCTCTTCTAGAGCTAATACTCTGTGTAAGCCATTGCCAGTTTGTTCATAGTTTGTCGTTTGTTGGATCCTCCCATGCTCTGATCTCCGCCTGGATCGTGGATTTACAAAAGACTAAACTAATATTTATACTTGTACAACGACAATATAGGGGTTCGATTCAGCGGGATCGGGAAAGGTCTGCAAGCCAGGACTCTCAGGTCCTCAAATAGGCTTCATTTTCTACCTCTTTTCAATGATCTATTCTTTGATCACGTGTTCGTATTACCTGATACGTCTAGATGTTCCAGGTTAGGACACTGGGAGACCACGTCAAACACTGCTTCGTTGGACACGTTATAGCAGCCTGCGACCTCCAAACGCCGCAGTTCCGGGCAGCTCTGAGCGACCACACGCAGCCCTCGGTCCGACAGCCTCCGGCAGCCGCTGACCACCAGCCTCTCCAGGGTCAGACAGACGTTAGGAGTGTCCTGACACAAGCGATGGGTGAGCACCTTGAGGGCCCGGTCGGCGCTCAGCAGCTCTCCGGTCAGACGGACGCTGCTCCAGAGCCGCGGGTCCCAGGCCAGGTTATACCAGCGCCGGCTCACCCGAGCGCAGCGGCACAGCTGAGGGGTGCACAGGTAGGACAGCACCTGGAGTAAGACGGGATCGGGCAGGCTGTCGATGAGGGCGGTCGGAGGGACTCTGGAGGGCCGTGAGCGAGAGCCTGGAGGAGGGTGAACCAGAGCCACTGTTTCACCGGTGACGGTAAAAAACGGGGAAGACGTTTCATTGCCGTTTGGGACCGTTTGAGGAGGGTTTGACTTCAGGATGAGAGCGGGACTAGGAGTGCTAAGAGTCCTCATGCTCAGGTCCGAATCtggaagaaaaagaacaatCACGTCTTTCGATCAGTTAAAATTCTTCTCGCCAagatccaaaatacagcaaaagcggtaatgttctgaaatatttttactatttaatgtaactgctttatatttgaaaatattgcacaatgtaatttatttctgtgatttccagcatcattatatcatttcagtgtcacatgatccttcagaaatcattctaatatactgatttgctatTGTGGCTCAGTAACCTGTGCATGTGCTCTCGTTGCTTGTTTGCTAATTGTCTGCAGGTGAACCTCATCAAGGAAGTGTGCCGCTATAAAAGAGCAGTGTGAACTTCTCTCCTGCTCCAGACTTGAGTTCTGATTGTATCTTCAGTTGTTTGTGATGTGAAGTTCAACACCGTCGATCAGCTGATTGTTTAGTGACATCTACTTTAACTTTTTGTTAATGGTATTAAAAAGGCATCGTAACTTAGTTTGTTAAATGATAAATGGGAAGCTGTAGGAGGAGGGTGCCGTTTAATTTAGTTATGGTTAGTGAGGTATAACACCTtatacacttacatttaaaagtgtgtgtgcttttatttagcaaggatggcTTAACTTGTTCAAAAGTAATGAAGACACTTATAAATTCgaattctaaagaaaaaattaattgtgaagGACTGTGTAAAGTAATGATGTTAAAACTGAAcagcttttgctgtattttgggtcaaataaatgcatgcttggTGAGCAGgagagatttctttaaaaacattcaaaaacttTTGATTGAGATTAAAATCTaaagcaaaaaatctaaaattaaatgatgttaGACTTGAGAAAAACTGCAGTATTCTCACATGAGAATGTTTATTGAATGCTGTCTTATatccaaaataaagatttgaatgaatgaaacttACTATATAAAGGTACAAGAGAACCTGATTTTTGTTAGAAGAGAATCtgataatgaattaaatgtctAGAAGCTCAAAGGATCTCAAATATGGAAGCCATCAGCTGGTTTGAGCACAAATGGTGTTAACGAAAGCGACGTTCTCGGGCTCTttgttctcaaaactctttCTGATATCTCGTTATTGGACGCTGATAAAAGTGTCAAGTTTATCTCAAATGCACTTGAAGTGCTTGCCACGCTTGAGTCTGCATTAATGGTGAAGCTTTCATTCTTCGCAGATGTTTGACTGATTTGGAAAAGATCAAGACGAAGTCAGGGTGGTACGGTAGATGGCTTAAGAGCTCTGTGCTGGATCTCATCACAACTGTAggactgtattttattttcaatctgACAGCTCCAAATATTGGGCTATAAAACAAGGCACTACCAAGTCATGGGTTCGACTCAGTGTACCATAATTGCTTTGTATAAAACTTCAGCAAAGATGTaatgtatcccacaatgcactgcactCAACTTGTGACATACGACCCTCtcaaaaccaattttttttcttttttttttttccttggatTCACAAGATTTTAGGGTGTTTTTAGAAGTTCATCTCGAGTCGAAATGACCAATCACTGAAGGAGTCTATGAACAAACAAggtcataataaatgcatattatgataaaattaacgtgttttttgaccttgcatgcatctcaacctgttgttggggaccaAAATATTATCCTTTCACAACCCACGATACGGGAACGTAAAGTTTATGCATACTGAGATGATACACGTCAttacatttaaagggacagttcaccgagaattctctctttctttaaacacaaaagaaggtgTTTTGAAGAATGATGGTAACTAATgggttgacggtagccattgacatccatagtatttattttccatattaTAGAACTCAGCTGGGCTTGGTTATCAATgttgttcaaaatatcttcttttacaCTCCACTACATCCATTTTCATGGAGAAAATCTGGTCATTTCAACTGGAATTTATGCAATTGGGAAAGTGACTAATGCGTTTCACTAGTGTGACTGCACCATAATCCATctactttgttttaaatttatagtTCACGCAATATTCCCCTTGATTCATTCAtgctatatgtaaatataaatataaataaaatatgtttatataaagtataaatcaCAAAAGGACAGTTTAATGCAGTTATGCAACTAAAGTCTCGCCACTGACTTACGATTGATCACAATCTTTTCCACTTGGGTCAGTGTGGGGCCGGGCGGTTTTACTGTGTATAGATTTCCGTTTGGGAAACTGGCTCACAAGCCAGTCATAAACTGAAAGATAATGAGGAGAAATATTAAGGGGGGAAAACGTTTATATTAAGCTCTTGTCTTCCCTTGCTCTCTATTTCACGTCCGTGTCAAGCCTCCTCCACAAAAATGAGCACAAAGGATGAGAGAATGGGAGCAAAACATTTCCAAAGGCTGTCTTTAGGATTCATGGATCCCCGTCCCTAAACTCTCGATTAATAGCTCTGTGCTAAGCTTCAGGACGGTCCTTCTGAGGAAGTGAGGGTTTATGTGAAGTGATGCTTTTTCTACAGGAAATTTTCTTTAGGAAGGAACTTCGGTGGCTCAGATCCCTCTGACATGATGGATTAGTCGAAGCAGAATTTTCCTCTGCAAGCCATTTTTTGCACGATTGCATTCACGAACGCTACATTAACAGTCTTCGCTGTCTATTTTTTATTCCAGAAGAAGCACTGCaagaataatttaatatacGTTATATAGGCAAAAGTATGTGGACGATGCATTTCTAATTTACGGACTTGGCTTCTTCAGCTGCATGCACCAACAGGGGATGCATCAAGGGATCAGAACAAAACTATCACAGGAAGAAAGAAACCAGGTAACAAGTACCATGAAAAAACATGAGAGCAGCGTCCTCAACTCCCTCATTTAAAGAATCGTGTTTATTTAATGAGGCTTAGTTCTCCTTTGTGgtattaatattgtataaaagaaagtatattttgctttaattatgcCCTGCAATTCAGCTTACATTGCATTTTgtaatactttatattaataacTATTCATCGTTACACCTTTAGAAAGTATATTTCAACCAATTTCAGATGCAAAAAGGCATCTGcaaaaattataatgcatttcaactgtggttatagttatttatgaaatgcctgcattatgatattatttataatgcgTTATACATGAAgtgtttaattaaactaaaactcAGACATTTAAAGCACAGTAATCACACAAAAGGTGTATTAAGCaatgtgcgtgtatgtatgtatgtatgtatgtatgtatgtatgtgtatatataactgcattatgcattttaatgttattgcattctaatgaatatttaattaatagatCCAGGGTAGGGGGTGTCATGCCATTGATCCATAAGTGCTTCCACAAAGACAAACACCATTCAGACATTCAAGaaacattctctttttttacctatttttatcatttgaagAACATTCTTTGACCACAAGGTACCTTTTGCGAaactgaaaggttcttcagatgtttagACATAATTTAGACATTATAAGGTgcctaaattaaataatttttaagagtgtacagTATATTGGTTATTTAAGGGCATATCATTGACTTTGGTTCAGCGAATCAGATGCCATGAGTTCTAATAAAAGTCAGTACCAAGGGCTGGTCTTCAGATGAATTACATTACGGCTTTAATTGGCTCTGAATGCTTGTGCTCCAGACAGTGAGACCGTGGTCATCCACATGACTGTCATCCCCCAGTGATTTACAGCATGTTCAGGGACAGACGGACTCCTTCCCTTCTTCTTCATGTGAGAATGAATGACACGCAAAGCCCTCTGCTTTTTGCGCGTGTGCATGGTTTTGCAAGTGCAGTAAGTCGAGGAGATTTGTATTCCAGACTTGACCTGAGATCAGTTTGACTCACGGCCAGGTCATGATGACATACACAGACTCTCACTCTCGAGGGAGCTAAATGTCTTTGGCCTGACAGAAGACAGCTCCACGAAAGCCCTCCAGACCCtcgcagagacacacacactcagccgGGGCCACGTTCTAATccaagacaaataaaaacaaactgggTTCAAATCACAGAATCAATCCACTACGCCTCGTCCAGTTCAAAGTGTACGACGAGGACACAGTAACATAGTATGCAGATGTAACGCTTCCTGTTTCTATTTTCTAGTGTtttctgcacacaaacacagtatgATTGACTTCCGGTCTATTTCACCCCTAAATGCCACGTCGAaagcaaaactatttttgttcaCTTTGTCATATAACTTTGCCTGGCCAAATAGGAGTTTCGTGGTCAAAATAAGTCTGTGACAAcgtcacatttttttattatacgaGTACTGGATCCAAAATAATTCATgtcatctgtattttttttaaaatacattaactgATGCTCAAGAAAGCAACACAATGCATTAAGAACCAGagggtgtaaacttttgaacaggatgACGATGTTTAAAGACcgtattttttcatttagtactgCACTTAAGAAGCTACATAAATAATAAGactaaaaaagagaaatttacCCTAATCGTacaattcaaaatgtttatgatATTTGTTATGTATGAGTCCCACAATCGTCCTCCATGTGGAAAGATGGACATCAAAATCATACGGTCAATGTTTGAAAGGGTTTAAATGTTCAGAAAATGTTGGAAAAGCTGGAGGATTtgtctgaagaacagcaggTTGTTGAGCTGCTCAGGACCAACAACAATGTCATGGATCATCCAGGAAGCAATACACATTAATAAGATTCAagggtatgtaaacttttgaatggggtcgtttttaaaaatgttgttattactTTGTCTTGCGGAGAATGTCTAAGCATCTGTTATGTTCTTGTTCTTATTCAGGGCATTTGAGCAATGACGGTATTTACAAGACATTTTCCTTTCTACTTTCAGATCAGAATCATGGAGGTCGGACATCAATTACATCAAAGATCAGTGGTTTCTGCTGACCATAGAAAGACGATACAGACCTAA from Puntigrus tetrazona isolate hp1 chromosome 24, ASM1883169v1, whole genome shotgun sequence includes:
- the LOC122329398 gene encoding F-box/LRR-repeat protein 7-like, translated to MRTLSTPSPALILKSNPPQTVPNGNETSSPFFTVTGETVALVHPPPGSRSRPSRVPPTALIDSLPDPVLLQVLSYLCTPQLCRCARVSRRWYNLAWDPRLWSSVRLTGELLSADRALKVLTHRLCQDTPNVCLTLERLVVSGCRRLSDRGLRVVAQSCPELRRLEVAGCYNVSNEAVFDVVSQCPNLEHLDVSGCSKVTCISLTRDVSVKLSPLHGQQISIRYLDMTDCFALEDEGLHTIAAHCTQLTHLYLRRCVRLTDEGLRFLVIYCPSVRELSVSDCRFVSDFGLREIAKLEGRLRYLSIAHCGRITDVGVRYVAKYCNRLRYLNARGCEGLTDHGIEHLAKNCLKLKSLDIGKCPLVSDAGLEQLALNSFNLKRLSLKSCESISGRGLQVVAANCFDLQLLNVQDCDVPLEALRFVKRHCKRCVIEHTNPAFF